The following proteins come from a genomic window of Montipora foliosa isolate CH-2021 chromosome 2, ASM3666993v2, whole genome shotgun sequence:
- the LOC137991452 gene encoding uncharacterized protein, which yields MLYDALLQEEGQCVRSDLIRVQNLVGAEKELRRALEEMDNGSIQRSLCREFKADWVQWKRNPPSASHMGGVWERQIRSVRSILTALMREHGCGLDDESFRTLMTDVECIINSRPLTTPSCDPDDLDPLTPNHIRITS from the coding sequence ATGCTTTACGACGCTTTGTTGCAAGAAGAAGGCCAGTGCGTGAGATCAGATCTGATCAGGGTACAAAATCTCGTTGGGGCAGAGAAAGAATTACGAAGAGCTCTAGAAGAGATGGATAACGGCTCAATTCAGAGAAGCTTATGCAGAGAGTTCAAGGCTGATTGGGTACAATGGAAGCGAAACCCTCCGTCTGCTTCCCACATGGGTGGCGTGTGGGAGCGCCAAATTCGTTCTGTACGTTCAATTCTCACTGCGTTAATGCGTGAACATGGCTGCGGTCTTGACGACGAATCCTTTCGAACCTTAATGACGGACGTAGAGTGTATTATAAACAGCAGACCCCTAACCACACCTTCCTGTGATCCAGACGATTTGGATCCGTTGACCCCCAATCACATTCGAATCACATCTTGA
- the LOC137991453 gene encoding uncharacterized protein, with protein MAAPLLLTGKKILQDLCRTKLDWADEIDDEFRVRWENWRGQLSALEHFSMDRCFKPDGFGSVISRQIHHFSDASATGYGQVTYLRIENDKGNIHCSFLMGKSRLAPLKAMTIPRLELTAATISVRIGGMVSRELDDPVDSETYWTDSTTVLKYIRNEAKRFHVFVANRVQSIRDQTDPAQWRYVESKNNPADDASRGLNGYQLSHQQRWIKGPDFLWLSESEWPEPPCVLNSLLNNDPDVKKVQVLTTVVDEKADILTRFARFGNWHRMKRCIAWMLRLKQLLTHKQLPLTDKAHRTRNAAIKDTSRESFKVEEMQRAEETILRLVQDRAFPREL; from the coding sequence ATGGCTGCGCCCCTTTTGTTGACcggaaagaaaattttgcaaGATCTGTGCCGCACGAAGTTAGACTGGGCTGATGAGATTGACGATGAGTTTCGCGTACGTTGGGAGAATTGGAGAGGTCAGTTGTCTGCATTGGAGCACTTCTCAATGGACCGTTGTTTCAAGCCTGATGGTTTCGGTTCTGTTATCTCAAGGCAAATCCACCATTTCTCAGACGCAAGTGCCACTGGTTATGGCCAAGTGACGTATCTACGGATTGAAAACGACAAGGGTAACATCCACTGTTCGTTTCTGATGGGGAAGTCCCGCCTAGCCCCACTTAAAGCCATGACAATTCCGCGTCTCGAGCTTACAGCCGCGACTATCTCTGTTCGAATAGGTGGAATGGTTTCCAGAGAGCTAGATGATCCCGTTGATAGTGAGACCTACTGGACCGATAGCACGACCGTATTGAAGTACATACGAAACGAAGCCAAGCGTTTCCACGTGTTTGTAGCAAATCGCGTGCAAAGTATTCGAGATCAAACAGATCCCGCTCAGTGGAGGTATGTTGAATCCAAGAACAACCCGGCTGATGACGCATCGCGTGGTCTGAATGGTTATCAATTATCTCATCAGCAACGTTGGATCAAAGGCCCTGATTTCTTATGGTTATCCGAGAGTGAATGGCCCGAGCCTCCTTGTGTCCTGAATAGCCTCCTCAACAATGATCCTGATGTCAAGAAAGTTCAAGTGCTAACTACTGTTGTCGACGAAAAGGCAGACATCCTGACGAGGTTTGCGCGTTTCGGTAACTGGCATCGCATGAAGAGATGCATTGCCTGGATGTTACGCCTCAAGCAATTATTAACCCACAAGCAGTTACCGCTGACAGACAAAGCACACAGAACGAGAAATGCAGCCATTAAAGACACGAGTCGCGAATCATTCAAGGTCGAAGAAATGCAGCGCGCAGAGGAAACCATTCTCCGACTGGTACAAGATCGTGCGTTTCCTAGGGAGCTTTAA
- the LOC137991454 gene encoding uncharacterized protein has product MDILASANGGPYALKTFAGWAIVGPLHMTSTEQQKVDCNRIAAFKVGSEKLLGHDFAIEDKVKEIIVPLALNKMFELDFHERFDEKSRQYSQEDKKFLKIVHQGIRRTDDNHYEIPLPFRSDDVCFPNNREQVLQRACWLKRKFTRNSKFYEDYVNFRNDIIRKGFARKVPEDLAPVKSGQLWYIPHHGVYLPRKPNKIRVVFDCSARFGGTSLSDQLLQGPDLTSCLVSVLSRFRQQPIAFMGDIDAMFHQVRVLDKQRDFLRFFWWPSGNLDGDLAQYQMNVHLFGAVSSHSSSNFALRRAADDAEEFVGSETAEVLRENFYVEDCLRSEESEEEAIQRIRCVRSACAHVGFNLSKLVSNRRNVLESVPEDLRAQGLRALDLSSNFLPASS; this is encoded by the coding sequence ATGGACATCCTAGCGAGTGCAAACGGTGGTCCCTATGCGTTAAAGACTTTTGCAGGATGGGCAATAGTTGGGCCGCTGCACATGACCAGCACAGAGCAGCAGAAAGTCGACTGCAATAGAATAGCTGCCTTTAAAGTAGGATCGGAGAAGCTCCTtggccatgattttgcaatAGAGGacaaagttaaagaaattattGTGCCACTGGCTTTGAACAAGATGTTCGAACTAGACTTCCACGAAAGATTTGACGAGAAAAGTCGACAGTACTCACAAGAAGACAAGAAATTTCTTAAGATTGTCCATCAAGGCATCCGACGCACAGATGACAACCACTACGAGATACCTCTACCCTTCCGCTCTGACGATGTGTGTTTTCCGAATAACAGAGAGCAGGTGTTGCAAAGAGCATGCTGGCTGAAAAGAAAGTTTACAAGAAACAGCAAATTTTACGAAGACTACGTTAATTTTAGGAATGACATCATCCGTAAGGGATTTGCTAGAAAGGTGCCAGAAGATCTAGCTCCCGTCAAGTCAGGTCAACTGTGGTATATACCTCATCATGGTGTCTACCTTCCTAGGAAACCAAACAAGATCAGAGTTGTGTTTGATTGCAGTGCCAGATTTGGAGGGACGTCTCTAAGTGACCAGTTACTCCAGGGGCCGGACCTGACCAGTTGCTTAGTTAGCGTGTTGTCAAGATTTCGTCAGCAACCAATCGCTTTTATGGGTGATATTGATGCCATGTTTCACCAGGTTCGAGTGCTCGATAAACAAAGAGATTTTCTCAGATTCTTTTGGTGGCCGAGTGGTAACCTAGATGGAGACCTCGCACAATATCAGATGAATGTGCACCTGTTTGGAGCTGTGTCCTCCCATAGTTCTTCCAATTTCGCTTTAAGACGAGCTGCAGATGATGCAGAAGAATTCGTTGGTTCCGAAACAGCTGAGGTCTTGAGGGAGAATTTTTATGTAGAAGACTGTCTACGCTCGGAAGAGTCAGAAGAAGAGGCTATTCAGAGAATACGTTGTGTACGCTCCGCATGTGCTCATGTAGGCTTCAATCTATCGAAGCTTGTTAGCAACAGAAGAAACGTGTTGGAGAGCGTGCCAGAGGACTTACGTGCCCAAGGATTGAGAGCTTTGGACCTGAGCAGTAATTTTCTTCCAGCTTCCAGTTGA